The following are encoded together in the Paludisphaera mucosa genome:
- the htpG gene encoding molecular chaperone HtpG → MTAEHAQERQEFTFQAEIKQLLHLLSHSLYQSREIALRELISNASDALDKMRFVALTDGAQRDSGPLEITIEPDEAARRLVIRDTGVGMTREELVANLGTIAHSGSGEFLKNLSTEAKAKADLSLIGQFGVGFYSAFMIADKVQVRSRSYRDERGWEWESEGTGRFTVEAVEAPLPRGTEIILHLKEDAKDFAIPYRIKEIVRRYSSFIPHPIKLAPGDEVINDQKPIWVEPKRQVTEEQYDRFYQHLSHHTDEKPLWHLHVSVDSPIQFHAVLYSPPSNLEKYGFPRMEHGVSLCAKRVLVQNDCRELLPDYLRFLFGLVDSEDLPLNVSRETLQDNSVIRRIRGSLLKSIFDRLDQLAKDQPDAFQTFTDQFGTLLKEGAIVDAPQRDRLAKLIRFASSHKADGKLDVALDDYVGRMPEGQKRIYFLGGPDLAAIEKNPNLEVFRKRKLEVLYLVEPIDEFVMNALGSYGGKPLTSIDSDDLDLPDAPGDAESKVETPEDEKAEPGFARVLDLFREAIGGRVRDVRESHRLTDSPCCLVNADGALSTQMQRILKMANKEMPEMSRILEINPKAPLIRRLGRLTANAEHDAFIKQCGLQLWSNTLLLEGVAPDAQELVARIQGFMDEAADKRSPLIVM, encoded by the coding sequence ATGACAGCCGAACATGCGCAGGAACGGCAGGAATTCACCTTCCAGGCGGAGATCAAACAACTCCTCCACCTGCTCTCGCATTCGTTGTATCAGAGCCGCGAGATCGCCCTCCGCGAGCTGATCTCCAACGCGTCCGACGCGCTCGACAAGATGCGCTTCGTGGCGCTCACCGATGGTGCGCAGCGCGACAGCGGGCCGTTGGAAATCACGATCGAGCCCGACGAGGCCGCGCGACGCCTGGTCATCCGCGACACCGGCGTCGGCATGACACGCGAGGAGCTGGTGGCCAACCTCGGGACGATCGCGCACAGCGGCTCGGGCGAGTTCCTGAAAAACCTGTCGACCGAGGCCAAGGCGAAGGCCGACCTGTCGCTGATCGGCCAGTTCGGGGTCGGCTTCTACTCGGCCTTCATGATCGCCGACAAGGTCCAGGTCCGCTCCCGCAGCTACCGCGACGAGCGCGGCTGGGAATGGGAGTCCGAGGGGACCGGCCGGTTCACCGTCGAGGCCGTCGAGGCCCCCCTGCCCCGGGGCACCGAGATCATCCTCCATCTCAAGGAGGATGCGAAGGACTTCGCCATCCCCTACCGGATCAAGGAGATCGTCCGGCGCTATTCCAGCTTCATCCCCCACCCGATCAAGCTCGCGCCCGGGGACGAGGTGATCAACGACCAGAAGCCCATCTGGGTCGAGCCCAAGCGGCAGGTGACCGAGGAGCAGTACGACCGATTCTACCAGCACCTGAGCCACCACACCGACGAGAAGCCGCTCTGGCACCTGCACGTCTCGGTCGATTCGCCGATCCAGTTCCACGCGGTCCTCTACTCCCCGCCGTCGAACCTGGAGAAGTACGGCTTCCCCCGGATGGAGCACGGCGTCAGCCTTTGCGCCAAGCGCGTCCTGGTGCAGAACGACTGCCGCGAGCTGCTGCCGGACTACCTCCGGTTCCTCTTCGGCCTGGTCGACTCCGAGGATTTGCCGCTCAACGTCTCGCGCGAGACCCTCCAGGACAACTCGGTCATCCGGCGGATCCGGGGGTCGCTGCTCAAGTCGATCTTCGACCGCCTCGATCAGCTCGCCAAGGATCAGCCCGACGCCTTCCAGACCTTCACCGACCAGTTCGGGACGCTGCTCAAGGAGGGCGCGATCGTCGACGCCCCCCAGCGCGACCGGCTGGCGAAGCTGATCCGGTTCGCCTCGTCCCACAAGGCCGACGGCAAGCTCGACGTCGCGCTCGACGACTACGTCGGGCGGATGCCCGAGGGCCAGAAGCGGATCTACTTCCTGGGCGGCCCCGACCTCGCCGCGATCGAGAAGAACCCCAACCTGGAGGTCTTCCGCAAGCGCAAGCTCGAGGTCCTCTACCTGGTCGAGCCGATCGACGAGTTCGTCATGAACGCCCTCGGCTCGTACGGCGGCAAGCCCCTGACCTCGATCGACTCCGACGACCTCGACCTCCCCGACGCTCCCGGCGACGCCGAGTCGAAGGTCGAGACGCCCGAGGACGAAAAGGCCGAACCCGGCTTCGCCCGCGTGCTCGACCTTTTTCGCGAGGCGATCGGCGGCCGCGTCCGCGACGTCCGCGAGTCGCATCGCCTGACCGACAGCCCCTGCTGCCTGGTCAACGCCGACGGGGCGCTGTCCACGCAGATGCAGCGCATCCTCAAGATGGCCAACAAGGAGATGCCGGAGATGTCGCGGATCCTGGAGATCAACCCCAAGGCCCCCCTGATCCGCCGTCTCGGCCGCCTGACCGCCAACGCCGAGCACGACGCCTTCATCAAGCAATGCGGCCTGCAACTCTGGTCCAACACCCTGCTCCTCGAAGGCGTCGCCCCCGACGCCCAGGAACTGGTCGCCCGGATCCAGGGGTTCATGGACGAGGCCGCCGACAAGCGCTCGCCGCTCATCGTAATGTGA
- a CDS encoding heavy metal translocating P-type ATPase codes for MSSLDLAISFPARGVIRLSSLALFGEADGATCRRFLERVFQAEEISEVTITTGDAPSAELRFCPKTWTLQAVANRVASLLRHSSDTNGQAPPNGHAAANGHAAANGHGSTNGHAAKNGHASTNGHAPHAAQDKPARSSKPSLSVTRGRTGAVRYARPAAVASGWQVKLDRPGRLHLKNPVLYRKNDLCQAIERELMSVLGVEKYKTGSITCKVQVDYDPRQLTRDQVVEILDAALAGAEHPTKLDKLDLHLPICTASLPLAAVAQFAFPPLLPVAAAAFAYTSIPTFKEARQVLFVEKRLGVDVLDAIVVVGCLGTMSIFPGAVLCWCLGFGRVLVKKTQDDSKKLLLNAFGKQPRYVWLYRDGIEVQVSLDKLQKGDLIVVNTGEVVPVDGHVVEGMAMIDQHALTGESTPAEKGVGDRVFASTVMVAGKVFVSVETSGSDTASAKISQILNDTAGFKLASQHKGEVMADRAVIPTLAIGAVGMAAMGPAGAVAVLNSDFGTGIRMAAPLAMLSSLALCANKGILVKDGRALELMNEVDTVLFDKTGTLTRERPEVGRVIAGEGFDPDQILGYAAAAERKFHHPIALAILHKAKELGLDLPATDDTQYKVGYGITVHIDGRTVRVGSKRFMEMEGIDLPPEIREALDEAHREGYTMVMVGVDEQLGGAIELQAAVRPEVKEIIAGLRKRGIKHIAIISGDHEAPTKKLAESLGMDRYFAQVLPADKADYVEKLQKEGCKVCFVGDGINDSIALKKANVSISLRGASSIATDTAHIVFLEEGLAKLCELRDIARELDRNVKRSWSMILAPNIACIAGVFTMGFGIMASVATNNVAALAALANGMLPLRKVAQIEAERRHRLEMTQSYAMERNPVHAPAPKADRRGDARGDRRRVLAASA; via the coding sequence ATGAGCAGCCTTGATCTCGCCATCTCCTTTCCGGCCCGGGGCGTCATCCGACTCTCCAGCCTCGCCCTCTTCGGCGAAGCCGACGGCGCGACCTGCCGACGCTTCCTCGAACGGGTCTTCCAGGCGGAGGAGATCTCCGAGGTTACGATCACGACGGGCGACGCGCCCTCGGCGGAACTCCGCTTCTGCCCGAAGACCTGGACGCTGCAGGCCGTCGCCAATCGGGTGGCCTCGCTCCTGAGGCACTCCTCCGACACCAACGGTCAGGCACCGCCGAACGGTCATGCCGCGGCCAACGGCCACGCCGCAGCGAACGGGCACGGCTCGACCAACGGCCATGCCGCGAAGAACGGGCACGCTTCCACGAACGGGCACGCCCCGCACGCGGCCCAGGACAAGCCGGCCCGTTCCTCGAAGCCGTCGCTGTCGGTGACGCGGGGCCGCACGGGAGCCGTCCGCTATGCGCGGCCTGCGGCGGTCGCCTCGGGCTGGCAGGTGAAGCTCGACCGGCCCGGCCGGCTGCACCTGAAGAACCCGGTCCTCTACCGCAAGAACGACCTCTGCCAGGCGATCGAGCGGGAGCTGATGAGCGTCCTCGGGGTCGAGAAGTACAAGACCGGCTCGATCACCTGCAAGGTCCAGGTGGACTACGACCCGCGGCAGTTGACGCGGGACCAGGTCGTCGAGATCCTCGACGCCGCGCTGGCGGGGGCCGAGCACCCGACGAAGCTCGACAAGCTCGACCTCCACCTGCCGATCTGCACGGCGTCGCTCCCCCTGGCGGCGGTCGCGCAGTTCGCCTTCCCGCCGCTGCTGCCCGTGGCGGCGGCCGCGTTCGCCTACACGTCGATCCCGACGTTCAAGGAGGCGCGGCAGGTTTTGTTCGTCGAGAAGCGGCTCGGGGTCGACGTCCTGGACGCGATCGTGGTCGTCGGCTGCCTCGGGACGATGTCGATCTTCCCGGGCGCGGTGCTCTGCTGGTGCCTCGGCTTCGGCCGCGTGCTGGTCAAGAAGACGCAGGACGATTCCAAGAAGCTGCTGCTCAACGCCTTCGGCAAGCAGCCGCGCTACGTCTGGTTGTACCGCGACGGGATCGAGGTCCAGGTCTCGCTCGACAAGCTTCAGAAGGGCGACCTGATCGTCGTCAACACGGGCGAGGTGGTGCCGGTCGACGGCCACGTCGTCGAGGGCATGGCGATGATCGACCAGCACGCCCTGACCGGCGAGTCGACGCCGGCCGAGAAGGGCGTGGGCGACCGCGTCTTCGCCTCCACCGTGATGGTGGCCGGCAAGGTGTTCGTCTCGGTCGAGACCTCGGGGAGCGACACGGCCTCGGCCAAGATCAGCCAGATCCTCAACGACACGGCCGGCTTCAAGCTCGCCTCGCAGCACAAGGGCGAGGTGATGGCCGACCGGGCCGTGATCCCGACCCTCGCCATCGGCGCGGTCGGGATGGCCGCGATGGGCCCGGCCGGCGCGGTGGCCGTCCTCAACAGCGACTTCGGCACGGGCATCCGGATGGCCGCGCCGCTGGCGATGCTCAGCTCGCTGGCCCTGTGCGCCAACAAGGGCATCCTGGTGAAGGACGGCCGGGCGCTCGAGCTCATGAACGAGGTCGACACCGTCCTGTTCGACAAGACCGGGACCCTGACCCGCGAGCGGCCCGAGGTCGGCCGGGTGATCGCGGGCGAGGGCTTCGACCCCGACCAGATCCTGGGGTACGCCGCGGCCGCCGAGCGGAAGTTCCACCACCCCATCGCCCTGGCGATCCTTCACAAGGCGAAGGAGCTGGGGCTGGACCTGCCGGCGACCGACGACACCCAGTACAAGGTCGGCTACGGCATCACGGTGCACATCGACGGCCGCACCGTCCGGGTCGGCAGCAAGCGATTCATGGAGATGGAGGGGATCGACCTGCCGCCCGAGATCCGCGAGGCCCTGGACGAGGCGCATCGCGAGGGCTACACGATGGTCATGGTCGGCGTCGACGAGCAGCTCGGCGGCGCGATCGAGTTGCAGGCGGCGGTGCGGCCGGAGGTCAAGGAGATCATCGCGGGCCTCCGCAAGCGGGGGATCAAGCACATCGCGATCATTTCGGGCGACCACGAGGCGCCGACGAAGAAGCTGGCCGAGTCGCTCGGCATGGACCGCTACTTCGCCCAGGTGCTGCCGGCCGACAAGGCGGACTACGTCGAGAAACTTCAGAAGGAAGGCTGCAAGGTCTGCTTCGTGGGCGACGGGATCAACGACTCGATCGCCCTGAAGAAGGCGAACGTCTCGATCTCGCTGCGGGGCGCGTCGTCGATCGCCACCGACACGGCCCACATCGTGTTCCTCGAAGAAGGGCTGGCCAAGCTCTGCGAATTGCGAGACATCGCCCGCGAGCTGGACCGCAACGTCAAGCGAAGCTGGTCGATGATCCTGGCCCCGAACATCGCCTGCATCGCCGGCGTGTTCACCATGGGCTTCGGCATCATGGCCTCGGTCGCCACCAACAACGTCGCCGCGCTGGCCGCCCTGGCCAACGGCATGCTCCCGCTCCGCAAGGTCGCACAGATCGAGGCCGAACGGCGTCACCGGCTGGAGATGACTCAAAGCTATGCGATGGAAAGAAACCCTGTACACGCGCCCGCTCCGAAGGCCGATCGACGGGGCGACGCGCGAGGCGATCGACGCCGAGTTCTCGCGGCGTCGGCATGA
- a CDS encoding HAD family hydrolase — translation MRDPRIFGPGADAHLRRFLERAFRLESVVSISVDRGEGRAVVRPARETTDHDRFLKSLSAALRAEHGPALALPRGVRESEFTVHRHGLLLSTCQVTIDRPGWLRFRHPALRRDRVLAREFEKYVASSPGVVRTALDARVGALTVRYRPAEVAASRLIRLAEEALDSPAWWDRTVPAPSRTSFTLANTNLVLGAAVDLAVSALAPVSALMLVGGNLRTFGLAWRQVRERNIGLPVLYTAIVGGTLVSGQFLASALMSWSFKFWNDRLRQDLSAERRRSLSETLPLPRLARLAVGDGEVLSPPERLRAGDQVLVGPGELVPTDGRVIQGSGVVDEQALRGLAGASRIRRGDVLLAGSRVLHGSLRLEVAGGADRTRASQIGRALLAATSHDAGASSPTRKTEAFAERAVAPTFAMAGVGLLAGDLATAAAILRPDYATGPGVALPLETVRDATACARIGVIVRSPDAFERVARADAVVIDDSPALRARGLEVVDVQSRLPESLLLRYAASAFRHMADERTEALLDACRTRRCHVLDLPAAAFDRGVTVVHDGRSVMVRGLDEGPTATGPLVVEIDGAAVGVVTFGPSPRPKAARAIERLRERPGVAVVLLSDRPEAEVGRTAASLGISTFLGGRTDVDKAAFLRDLHARGARTAFFGDGRLRGEPAAAADVAVSTSGEIDREGDPAEVVLMQPRLDLFADLCDIAGSHAERARTAQRLVILPNALCVVGALFFGATALAVVIVSNLSTLGLYQRSSGALHSAAGRERPRRRLVASPIGT, via the coding sequence GTGCGCGACCCGCGCATCTTCGGCCCGGGCGCGGATGCGCATCTGCGTCGGTTCCTGGAGCGCGCCTTCCGCCTCGAATCGGTCGTTTCGATCTCGGTGGATCGGGGCGAAGGCCGGGCCGTGGTCCGGCCCGCGCGCGAGACGACCGACCACGATCGGTTCCTGAAAAGCCTGTCGGCCGCCCTGAGGGCGGAACATGGACCGGCCCTCGCCCTCCCTCGCGGGGTGCGCGAGTCGGAGTTCACGGTCCATCGGCATGGCCTCCTGTTGTCGACGTGTCAGGTCACGATCGATCGGCCGGGATGGCTGCGGTTCCGCCACCCGGCCCTGCGCCGCGATCGCGTGCTGGCGCGTGAGTTCGAGAAGTACGTCGCGTCCTCGCCCGGCGTCGTCAGGACGGCCCTCGACGCCCGGGTCGGGGCGTTGACGGTCCGCTACCGGCCCGCGGAAGTCGCCGCGTCCCGCCTGATCCGCCTGGCCGAAGAGGCCCTCGACTCCCCCGCCTGGTGGGACCGCACCGTCCCGGCGCCGTCGCGGACGTCGTTCACACTGGCGAACACGAACCTGGTCCTGGGGGCGGCGGTCGACCTGGCGGTCTCGGCCCTCGCGCCCGTGAGCGCGCTGATGCTGGTCGGGGGCAACCTGCGGACGTTCGGGCTCGCCTGGCGGCAGGTCCGGGAGCGGAACATCGGCCTGCCCGTCCTGTACACGGCGATCGTCGGGGGGACGCTGGTGAGCGGCCAGTTCCTGGCCTCGGCCCTGATGTCCTGGTCGTTCAAGTTCTGGAACGACCGGCTGCGTCAGGACCTCTCGGCGGAGCGCAGGCGGTCCCTGAGCGAGACCCTGCCCCTGCCGCGGCTGGCCCGGCTGGCCGTCGGCGACGGCGAGGTGCTCTCGCCGCCCGAGCGGCTGCGGGCGGGCGACCAGGTGCTCGTCGGGCCGGGGGAACTCGTGCCGACCGACGGCCGCGTGATCCAGGGTTCCGGGGTCGTCGACGAGCAGGCGCTGCGGGGGCTGGCGGGGGCGTCCCGGATCAGGCGAGGGGACGTCTTGCTGGCGGGCTCGCGGGTCCTGCACGGATCGCTCCGCCTGGAGGTCGCGGGGGGGGCGGATCGGACGAGGGCCTCGCAGATCGGCCGGGCCCTGCTGGCCGCGACGAGCCACGACGCCGGCGCGTCGTCGCCGACCCGGAAGACCGAGGCGTTCGCCGAGCGCGCCGTCGCGCCGACGTTCGCCATGGCCGGCGTGGGGCTGCTGGCCGGCGACCTGGCGACGGCCGCGGCGATCCTCAGGCCCGACTACGCCACGGGCCCCGGGGTCGCCCTGCCGCTGGAGACGGTCCGCGACGCCACGGCCTGCGCGCGGATCGGGGTGATCGTCCGCTCGCCCGACGCCTTCGAGCGCGTCGCCCGGGCCGACGCCGTCGTGATCGACGACTCGCCCGCGCTGCGCGCCCGCGGCCTCGAGGTCGTCGACGTCCAGTCGCGGCTCCCCGAATCGCTCCTGCTCCGCTACGCCGCGAGCGCCTTCCGCCACATGGCCGACGAACGAACCGAGGCCCTGCTGGACGCCTGCCGCACGCGACGCTGCCACGTCCTGGACCTCCCGGCCGCCGCGTTCGACCGGGGGGTGACCGTCGTCCACGACGGCCGGAGCGTGATGGTGCGGGGGCTCGACGAGGGGCCGACGGCCACGGGCCCCCTGGTCGTCGAGATCGACGGCGCCGCGGTCGGCGTGGTGACGTTCGGGCCGTCGCCGCGACCGAAAGCCGCGCGGGCCATCGAACGGCTGCGCGAAAGGCCGGGGGTCGCGGTGGTGCTGCTCTCGGACCGCCCCGAGGCCGAGGTTGGCCGGACGGCGGCGAGCCTCGGGATCTCGACCTTCCTGGGCGGGCGGACGGACGTCGACAAGGCGGCCTTCTTGCGCGACCTGCACGCTCGTGGCGCGCGGACGGCCTTCTTCGGCGACGGCCGGCTCCGCGGCGAGCCGGCCGCGGCGGCGGACGTCGCGGTCTCGACTTCGGGAGAGATCGACCGGGAGGGGGATCCGGCCGAGGTCGTCCTGATGCAACCCCGCCTCGACCTGTTCGCCGACCTCTGCGACATCGCGGGATCTCATGCGGAGCGGGCCCGGACGGCCCAGCGGCTGGTGATCCTGCCGAACGCCCTCTGCGTCGTCGGGGCCCTGTTCTTCGGGGCCACCGCCCTGGCCGTGGTCATCGTCAGCAATCTCAGCACCCTCGGGCTCTACCAGCGATCGTCCGGGGCCCTGCACTCGGCCGCCGGCCGAGAGCGGCCGAGGCGACGGCTCGTCGCGAGCCCGATCGGAACTTGA
- a CDS encoding EcsC family protein: MGLTAYERRQVGAIAAWKGETQGWGARAVARVRRPLARLGESLIPDAALRKVLDGLDAALEAEPRVAAFLAESGVESLEALKLGPLERCDRLADRVGVRAERLAMGMGAVAGAGGLITELAGLPLLLAAALRAIHRTGLCYGYNLDGPADRSYLLGVLELSTVDDPDVRVRIRERLARLARGRERPGDPPVGLDGLEGCVAGDLALEAVPFVGDPVAIVLDYMMMRRVDRTARMVFRERWLRDAGRIEGEIAPAPPHPRDDALRAFGDLAGQAAYVTGFGLAFGVVLPLAAARRASRRLPDPVVRGAREGALAASRAADDLRAGWSDAREILWAPGPEPAAG; the protein is encoded by the coding sequence ATGGGCTTGACCGCTTATGAACGTCGCCAGGTCGGGGCGATCGCCGCGTGGAAGGGGGAGACGCAGGGCTGGGGGGCGCGGGCCGTCGCGCGCGTCCGCCGGCCGCTCGCGCGGCTCGGGGAGAGCCTCATCCCGGACGCCGCCTTGAGGAAGGTGCTCGACGGCCTGGACGCCGCGCTCGAGGCGGAACCGCGGGTCGCGGCGTTCCTCGCGGAATCCGGCGTCGAGTCGCTCGAGGCCCTGAAGCTCGGGCCGCTCGAACGCTGCGACCGGTTGGCGGACCGCGTGGGCGTCCGCGCCGAGCGGCTCGCCATGGGGATGGGCGCCGTCGCCGGGGCCGGCGGTCTGATCACGGAGCTGGCCGGCCTCCCCTTGCTGCTCGCCGCCGCGCTGCGGGCGATCCATCGCACCGGGCTGTGCTACGGATACAACCTCGACGGCCCGGCCGACCGGAGCTACCTGCTCGGCGTTCTGGAGCTTTCCACCGTGGACGATCCCGACGTCCGGGTCCGGATCCGCGAGCGCCTCGCGCGCCTGGCGCGGGGCCGAGAGCGGCCCGGCGACCCCCCGGTCGGGCTGGACGGCCTGGAGGGGTGCGTCGCGGGCGACCTGGCTCTGGAAGCGGTGCCGTTCGTGGGCGATCCGGTGGCGATCGTCCTCGACTACATGATGATGCGGCGAGTCGACCGGACGGCCCGGATGGTCTTCCGGGAGCGTTGGCTGCGCGATGCGGGACGAATCGAGGGCGAGATCGCGCCGGCTCCGCCCCATCCCCGCGACGACGCGCTGAGGGCGTTCGGCGACCTCGCCGGTCAGGCGGCCTACGTGACGGGCTTCGGGCTGGCCTTCGGGGTCGTCCTGCCGCTGGCCGCCGCGAGGCGGGCTTCGCGACGGCTGCCCGATCCGGTGGTCCGAGGCGCCCGCGAAGGGGCTCTTGCCGCCTCGCGCGCGGCCGACGACTTGCGAGCCGGCTGGAGCGACGCCCGGGAGATCCTCTGGGCCCCCGGTCCGGAGCCCGCGGCCGGTTGA
- a CDS encoding helix-turn-helix domain-containing protein — translation MSSVAERSGEVRPRPPRWPESMPVVASTEAAIGTIGHAAILEGRLPDLFHVCPTHTAIAFGLKGTSTIERRRGGRLSRFVGGPGGFTIIAAGEDNRFSMDRPLQTLNLIFDAGTLQVLADREWPPCGSTIAIASADHQTTPEIVTLGQQFASLLRSPRNGGRLYAETLWTQIAIQLLWNFSSLPRPQETWVERLPDVRLKRVIDYLDASVAEEISLGDLADLAGLSPNYFLNAFKKATGKTPHRFLTEKRVAKACDLLRNPQTSIVGVALAVGFSSQSHFTTVFGRFMKTTPAAYRAQVLGLGPEPTSMRGLDGESGPAQGFRS, via the coding sequence ATGTCGAGCGTCGCCGAGCGTTCGGGCGAGGTCCGCCCCAGGCCGCCGCGCTGGCCCGAATCGATGCCCGTCGTGGCCTCGACCGAGGCGGCGATCGGGACGATCGGGCACGCCGCCATCCTCGAGGGCCGGCTCCCGGACCTTTTCCACGTCTGCCCGACCCACACCGCGATCGCGTTCGGGCTGAAGGGGACGTCCACGATCGAACGGAGGCGCGGCGGACGCCTGTCCCGGTTCGTAGGCGGGCCGGGCGGATTCACGATCATCGCGGCCGGCGAAGACAACCGCTTCTCCATGGACCGGCCGCTCCAGACGCTCAACCTGATCTTCGACGCCGGGACGCTGCAGGTCCTCGCCGATCGCGAGTGGCCGCCTTGCGGATCGACCATCGCGATCGCCTCCGCGGACCACCAGACGACCCCGGAGATCGTGACGCTCGGGCAGCAGTTCGCCTCGCTGCTCCGCTCGCCCCGGAACGGCGGCCGCCTTTACGCCGAGACCCTGTGGACCCAGATCGCGATCCAGCTCCTCTGGAACTTCTCGTCGCTGCCGCGGCCGCAGGAGACCTGGGTGGAGCGACTGCCCGACGTCCGCCTCAAGCGCGTGATCGACTACCTCGACGCCTCGGTCGCCGAGGAGATCTCCCTGGGCGACCTCGCCGACCTGGCCGGGCTCAGCCCGAACTACTTCCTCAACGCCTTCAAAAAGGCGACCGGCAAGACGCCGCACCGGTTCCTGACCGAGAAGCGCGTCGCCAAGGCCTGCGACCTCCTGCGCAACCCCCAGACGTCCATCGTCGGGGTGGCCCTCGCGGTCGGCTTCTCGTCGCAGAGCCACTTCACCACCGTCTTCGGCCGCTTCATGAAGACCACCCCCGCCGCCTACCGCGCGCAGGTGCTCGGCCTGGGGCCCGAACCGACGTCGATGCGAGGCCTCGACGGCGAGTCGGGCCCGGCGCAGGGCTTTCGATCGTAA
- a CDS encoding DUF454 family protein, with protein MVRMKPASPQESPPPPPAHAADPGGVEDASLEVEVDARAGLIRVSDARLFRPLRRDYARRLLEALCKHPGVRKAEVDLATSSCRVDFDLVVCDPAVMARVFVESTRVASSAAGRGGWAWRRRPAWSSLTVYRSRGAPSLWETHADESGRVRLRHERAASDREAWRCIADELASLDGVEWCRASRWSRSITVDCGAVEGSQAGRTLCSAERILEGRTTVARPAADAPAGIVAGWRRLPYLAAAGGAFGMTLVALAIPGVPTVPFLLATSYYLARSSPFLDDRLRRAPLFGPILREWEGHAALSFGSKENLIGLTVMIVVVGVMLTPLTPIALGLILVVSSISVYGIAATPGLESDRRGDDQAEIGSTIPFPTR; from the coding sequence ATGGTACGAATGAAGCCCGCTTCGCCCCAAGAAAGTCCGCCCCCCCCCCCGGCGCACGCGGCCGATCCCGGAGGGGTGGAGGACGCGTCGCTGGAGGTCGAGGTCGACGCCCGCGCGGGGCTGATCCGGGTGAGCGACGCCCGATTGTTCCGACCGCTGCGTCGCGACTATGCGCGACGCCTGCTGGAAGCCCTTTGCAAGCACCCCGGCGTGCGCAAGGCCGAGGTCGATCTCGCGACGTCGAGCTGCCGCGTCGACTTCGACCTCGTCGTGTGCGACCCGGCGGTCATGGCGCGCGTCTTCGTGGAATCGACCCGGGTCGCCTCCTCGGCCGCGGGCCGCGGCGGCTGGGCCTGGCGGCGAAGGCCGGCCTGGTCGAGCCTCACCGTCTATCGGTCGCGGGGCGCGCCCTCGCTCTGGGAGACGCACGCCGACGAATCGGGGCGGGTCCGGCTTCGCCACGAGCGGGCCGCGTCGGACCGCGAGGCGTGGCGCTGCATCGCCGACGAGCTCGCGAGCCTCGACGGGGTCGAGTGGTGCCGGGCGTCCCGCTGGTCGCGCTCGATCACGGTCGATTGCGGTGCCGTGGAGGGCTCGCAGGCGGGGCGGACGCTGTGCAGCGCCGAGAGGATCCTGGAAGGGCGCACCACGGTCGCGCGACCGGCGGCCGACGCCCCCGCCGGGATCGTCGCCGGCTGGAGGCGCCTTCCGTATCTGGCCGCGGCCGGCGGGGCCTTCGGCATGACCCTGGTCGCCCTCGCGATCCCCGGCGTCCCGACCGTCCCGTTCCTGCTGGCGACGAGCTACTACCTGGCGCGTTCGTCGCCCTTCCTGGACGATCGGCTCCGACGGGCTCCGCTGTTCGGGCCGATCCTGCGAGAGTGGGAAGGCCACGCCGCCCTGAGCTTCGGGTCCAAGGAGAACCTGATCGGCCTCACGGTCATGATCGTCGTCGTGGGGGTGATGCTCACGCCGCTGACGCCCATCGCCCTCGGCCTGATCCTCGTCGTCTCGTCGATCAGCGTGTATGGGATCGCCGCGACGCCCGGCCTGGAAAGCGACCGGAGGGGCGACGATCAGGCGGAGATCGGCAGCACGATCCCGTTCCCCACGCGCTGA